In Camelina sativa cultivar DH55 chromosome 16, Cs, whole genome shotgun sequence, a single window of DNA contains:
- the LOC104750709 gene encoding piriformospora indica-insensitive protein 2-like, which produces MKMLRLRKKQHLFFLLCVWCLVVDLSKAEAEESEGVPMEKTEQTALYSTIQGFVGDSWNCSFLYPDPCGWTPIQGVTCDMYDDHWYVTALSFGTVQENSLACADVPVIRPQLFELKHLKSLSIYSCFTSPNRYLASVSDEKWVELSKSLERLEIRSNPGLIGELPSVITNFTNLQSLVVLENQLTGPLPENLAKLTRLRRLVLSGNKFTGRVPEVFGLTRLLILDLSRNFLSGSLPFSVGGLNSLLKLDVSNNYLEGKLPRELQYLKNLTLLDLRNNRFSGGFTKEIQEMGSLVELVLSNNRLAGDLTGLEWRNLKNLVVLDLSNTGLTGEIPGSILELKKLRFLGLSNNNLGGKLIPQMETEMPSLSALYVNGNDISGELEFSRKFYERMGRRLGVWGNPNLCYKGDKIKNLPFGVNQCKRVTADKN; this is translated from the exons ATGAAGATGCTTAGACTTAGAAAGaagcaacatttgttttttttactatgtgTGTGGTGTTTGGTGGTGGATTTGAGCAAGGCAGAAGCAGAGGAAAGTGAAGGAGTTCCTAtggagaaaacagaacaaactgCTCTCTACTCTACAATTCAAGGCTTTGTCGGTGACTCATGGAATTGCTCATTTCTTTATCCTGACCCTTGTGGCTGGACTCCAATCCAG GGTGTGACTTGTGATATGTATGATGATCATTGGTATGTAACTGCTCTAAGCTTTGGGACTGTACAAGAAAACTCTCTTGCTTGTGCTGACGTTCCAGTGATCAGACCACAACTCTTTGAGCTCAAGCACCTCAAGTCCCTCTCTATTTACAGCTGTTTCACATCGCCGAACCGATACCTAGCTTCAGTCTCAGATGAAAAGTGGGTTGAACTCTCTAAAAGCTTGGAGAGACTTGAGATCAGATCAAACCCGGGACTCATAGGTGAACTCCCTTCTGTCATCACTAACTTCACCAACCTTCAATCTCTGGTGGTGCTAGAAAACCAGTTAACAGGTCCACTGCCGGAGAACTTGGCCAAGTTAACAAGACTGAGACGCTTAGTATTGTCAGGAAACAAGTTCACAGGGAGAGTACCAGAGGTCTTTGGGTTAACCAGATTGTTGATATTGGATTTGAGCCGGAACTTCTTATCCGGGTCGTTGCCCTTCAGCGTTGGAGGATTGAATTCACTTCTGAAACTTGACGTCAGTAACAATTACTTGGAAGGAAAGTTACCTAGAGAGCTACAGTACTTAAAGAATCTGACTCTTTTGGACCTTAGAAACAACAGATTCTCAGGTGGATTTACTAAAGAGATCCAAGAGATGGGTTCTTTGGTAGAGCTGGTCCTGTCCAATAACCGCCTCGCCGGGGACTTGACAGGATTAGAGTGGAGAAATCTGAAGAATTTGGTGGTTCTAGACCTCTCCAACACAGGATTAACAGGGGAGATTCCTGGTTCAATCTTGGAGCTCAAGAAACTGAGGTTTTTAGGTCTGAGCAACAACAATCTCGGAGGCAAACTCATTCCACAAATGGAAACCGAAATGCCTAGTCTCAGCGCGCTCTACGTGAATGGAAATGACATCAGCGGAGAGTTGGAATTCTCTAGGAAGTTTTATGAGAGGATGGGAAGGAGACTTGGTGTTTGGGGGAACCCTAATCTGTGTTATAAGGGAGATAAGATCAAGAACCTTCCTTTTGGAGTGAACCAATGTAAGAGAGTTACGGCAGATAAAAACTAG